A region from the uncultured Holophaga sp. genome encodes:
- a CDS encoding TolC family protein produces the protein MVPFPPALVAEAPVPTRPLTLNLASALERARRENPLLQAAKARVIERQGLITSTRADALPQLTVIGDVTRARDVSLLLGGTGTLFQAFGLTADQLVKPTNVYTTQVNLSQPLFYWGKLGTAIEVAKMGEREASLGYTTSELDTLHGVAKAYIQVLATQAELEVVQTRLQTAEQFLSDVKAKLETQTATELDRLRAESEYLGVVPENLQAEADHQRALELLNGQLGLDPHTPLQLTDPGGPDLATLPLAHERSEIAQYRQQEEMYQANAKIIASDLRPKFDFNASYGYQTGESASLFKEPYDTWKVGVTMRFPVFDGLRTRGKLQQNSAQLEQVRQSRIDKERAIAVELSTAQRELKKAVALREASEKAYSAALEALRTSRESFDQGLITSLDLLQAERSERQQESQRRRAQLGVWTALFDYRRACGLPPL, from the coding sequence ATGGTCCCCTTCCCCCCCGCCCTGGTGGCCGAAGCCCCGGTTCCGACCCGGCCCCTCACCCTCAACCTCGCCTCGGCCCTCGAGCGGGCCCGGCGCGAGAATCCCCTGCTCCAGGCGGCCAAGGCCAGGGTCATCGAGCGGCAGGGCCTCATCACTTCCACCCGGGCCGATGCCCTGCCCCAGCTGACGGTGATCGGCGATGTCACCCGGGCCCGGGATGTGAGCCTCCTCCTGGGGGGCACGGGCACCCTTTTCCAGGCCTTCGGTCTCACGGCCGACCAGTTGGTCAAGCCCACCAACGTCTATACGACCCAGGTGAACCTCAGCCAGCCCCTCTTCTACTGGGGCAAGCTGGGCACCGCCATCGAGGTGGCCAAGATGGGTGAGCGGGAGGCCAGCCTGGGCTACACCACCTCCGAGCTCGATACCTTGCACGGCGTGGCCAAGGCCTACATCCAGGTCCTGGCCACCCAGGCGGAACTGGAGGTGGTGCAGACCCGTCTGCAGACCGCCGAGCAGTTCCTCAGCGATGTGAAGGCCAAGCTCGAGACCCAGACGGCCACGGAACTGGACCGCCTCCGGGCCGAAAGCGAGTACCTCGGGGTGGTGCCCGAGAACCTCCAGGCCGAAGCAGACCACCAGCGGGCTCTGGAGCTCCTCAATGGCCAGCTGGGCCTGGACCCCCACACGCCTCTGCAACTCACAGACCCGGGAGGCCCCGATCTGGCAACCCTGCCGCTGGCGCACGAACGGAGCGAGATCGCCCAGTATCGCCAGCAGGAGGAGATGTATCAGGCCAATGCGAAGATCATCGCCTCGGACCTCCGCCCCAAGTTCGACTTCAACGCCTCCTATGGCTACCAGACCGGAGAGAGCGCCAGCCTCTTCAAGGAGCCCTACGACACCTGGAAGGTGGGCGTCACCATGCGCTTCCCGGTCTTCGACGGCCTGCGGACCCGGGGCAAGCTCCAGCAGAACAGCGCCCAGCTGGAGCAGGTGCGGCAGTCCCGCATCGACAAGGAGCGGGCCATCGCCGTGGAACTGAGTACCGCCCAGCGCGAGCTGAAGAAGGCCGTCGCCCTCCGTGAGGCCTCGGAAAAGGCCTACAGCGCCGCTCTGGAGGCCCTCCGGACCAGCCGCGAGTCCTTCGATCAGGGCCTCATCACCAGCTTGGACCTGCTCCAGGCCGAGCGCTCCGAGCGCCAGCAGGAGAGCCAGCGTCGCAGGGCCCAGCTGGGCGTCTGGACCGCTCTCTTCGACTACCGCCGCGCCTGCGGCCTGCCCCCCCTCTGA
- a CDS encoding efflux RND transporter periplasmic adaptor subunit yields the protein MNKKTITLSVLAILILAGAIAYHRSGRNQELAKQRSQKEAGLVPVTLASVENRSFRSSYPFTGTLLAVNRAELKAEVSGRVTRVCVQEGDPVKAGTVLCAQDEDELLLSVQAAEAQLAQARVQAQQAQRDNDRYQSLLAKRSVTKQAAQQAETTFNANQAVARAAESNLGLARTRLRKSRITAPFAGEVARRAVQPGEVLSPGQTAFEIVDNRKLEIQADLPAESLAHIKVGMKATFRVAGFDQPFEATLTQISGSVQQDGRTLRVRMEAPNPEGRLKSGLFAEGELLGIGEQTHASLPVSVLTAVGREADVYVLDGRVVRRRRILLSGQEQSGWRPVDGLKPGEQVVDLGRELVTDGTPVTLKKGN from the coding sequence ATGAACAAGAAGACGATCACCCTCTCGGTCCTGGCCATCCTGATCCTTGCCGGGGCCATCGCCTACCACCGCTCCGGGAGGAACCAGGAGCTGGCCAAGCAGCGGAGCCAGAAGGAGGCCGGCCTGGTGCCGGTGACGCTGGCCAGTGTCGAGAACCGCTCATTCCGCAGCTCCTATCCCTTCACCGGCACCCTCCTGGCGGTCAACCGCGCCGAACTCAAAGCCGAAGTCTCGGGACGGGTCACCCGCGTCTGCGTCCAGGAGGGCGACCCTGTGAAGGCGGGCACCGTCCTCTGCGCCCAGGATGAGGATGAGCTCCTGCTCTCCGTCCAGGCCGCCGAGGCCCAGCTCGCCCAGGCCCGGGTCCAGGCCCAGCAGGCCCAGCGGGACAACGACCGCTACCAGAGCCTGCTGGCCAAGCGCAGCGTCACCAAGCAGGCCGCCCAGCAGGCCGAGACCACCTTCAACGCCAACCAGGCCGTGGCCCGGGCCGCCGAGAGCAACCTCGGCCTCGCCCGCACCCGCCTGCGGAAGTCCCGTATCACCGCCCCCTTCGCCGGGGAGGTGGCCCGCCGGGCCGTGCAGCCCGGCGAGGTGCTCTCGCCGGGGCAGACCGCCTTCGAGATCGTGGACAACCGCAAGCTGGAGATCCAGGCCGACCTCCCAGCCGAATCCCTGGCCCACATCAAGGTGGGCATGAAGGCCACCTTCCGGGTGGCGGGCTTCGACCAGCCCTTCGAGGCCACCCTCACCCAGATCAGCGGCAGCGTCCAGCAGGACGGCCGCACCCTCCGGGTCCGCATGGAGGCCCCCAACCCGGAGGGGCGCCTCAAGAGCGGGCTCTTCGCCGAAGGGGAGCTCCTGGGCATCGGCGAACAGACCCACGCCTCCCTGCCCGTCTCGGTGCTGACCGCGGTGGGACGCGAGGCCGATGTCTACGTCCTGGATGGCCGGGTAGTGCGCCGCAGGCGGATCCTCCTCTCCGGGCAGGAACAGTCAGGCTGGCGTCCGGTGGACGGCCTGAAGCCTGGGGAGCAGGTGGTGGACCTGGGGCGTGAACTGGTCACTGACGGAACCCCCGTCACCCTCAAGAAGGGGAACTGA